The following coding sequences lie in one Paracidovorax avenae genomic window:
- the purN gene encoding phosphoribosylglycinamide formyltransferase encodes MKNIVILISGGGSNMAAIVRTARMQDWAGRHGVRVAAVLSNKADAPGLAWAREQGIATDAVDHRAHASREAFDETLAQRIDAHDPALVVLAGFMRILTPGFVAHYAGRLVNIHPSLLPAFPGLHTHQRAIDAGCKVAGASVHLVTPELDAGPILAQGVVPVLPGDTAERLAERVLAQEHAIYAPAVLQLLLDRR; translated from the coding sequence ATGAAGAACATCGTGATTTTGATCTCGGGCGGGGGCTCCAACATGGCGGCCATCGTGCGGACGGCCCGGATGCAGGACTGGGCAGGCCGCCACGGCGTGCGGGTGGCAGCCGTGCTGAGCAACAAGGCCGATGCGCCCGGCCTCGCCTGGGCGCGGGAGCAGGGCATCGCCACGGACGCCGTGGACCACCGGGCCCACGCTTCGCGCGAGGCCTTCGATGAAACGCTCGCGCAGCGGATCGACGCGCACGATCCCGCGCTGGTGGTGCTGGCCGGCTTCATGCGCATCCTCACGCCAGGTTTCGTGGCGCATTACGCAGGGCGGCTGGTCAACATCCATCCTTCGCTGCTGCCGGCCTTTCCCGGCCTGCACACCCACCAGCGCGCCATCGACGCGGGCTGCAAGGTGGCCGGGGCGTCCGTGCACCTCGTCACCCCCGAACTGGACGCAGGGCCGATCCTGGCCCAGGGCGTGGTGCCGGTGCTGCCGGGAGATACGGCCGAGCGCCTGGCCGAGCGTGTGCTGGCGCAGGAGCACGCGATCTACGCGCCGGCCGTGCTGCAGTTGCTGCTGGATCGCCGGTAA
- a CDS encoding fatty acid desaturase yields MHLPDRAVFDAILAWMANGLLDLSWWEIVLYTLVTTHITIAAVTIFLHRAQAHRSVDLGAVPSHFFRFWLWVGTGMVTKEWVAVHRKHHAKCETADDPHSPQTRGLDTVMWRGAELYRSEAGNAETLAKFGHGTPDDWIERNLYSRFAWQGVGLMLVIDLLLFGAIGATVWAVQMLWIPFWAAGVVNGIGHFWGYRNFEAQDASTNLVPWGLVIGGEELHNNHHTYPTSAKFSVKPYEFDVGWLYISLMRRVGWATVRKVPPKLRLGAVKPVADEKTLEALIANRYEVMAGYARGVRRACRQEIAALKARKADVSVLRAARRWLHRDAEKVPARAREQLARARQAHPVLDTMVTMREELRQLWLNTSQSREQLTADLQAWCRRAEESGVAALREFSLRLRAAQA; encoded by the coding sequence ATGCACCTTCCCGACCGGGCCGTCTTCGATGCCATCCTTGCCTGGATGGCCAATGGCCTGCTGGACCTGTCCTGGTGGGAGATCGTCCTCTACACGCTCGTGACCACGCACATCACGATCGCCGCCGTGACGATCTTCCTGCACCGCGCCCAGGCGCACCGCTCGGTGGACCTCGGCGCCGTGCCGTCGCATTTCTTCCGCTTCTGGCTGTGGGTGGGCACGGGCATGGTCACGAAGGAATGGGTGGCCGTCCATCGCAAGCACCACGCCAAGTGCGAGACCGCCGACGACCCCCACAGCCCCCAGACCCGCGGCCTGGACACGGTGATGTGGCGCGGCGCGGAGCTCTACCGCTCCGAAGCGGGCAATGCCGAGACCCTGGCCAAGTTCGGCCACGGCACGCCCGACGACTGGATCGAGCGCAACCTCTACAGCCGCTTCGCATGGCAGGGCGTGGGCCTGATGCTGGTGATCGACCTGCTGCTGTTCGGCGCCATCGGCGCCACCGTCTGGGCCGTGCAGATGCTCTGGATCCCGTTCTGGGCCGCAGGCGTGGTCAACGGCATCGGCCACTTCTGGGGCTACCGCAACTTCGAGGCGCAGGACGCCAGCACCAACCTCGTGCCCTGGGGGCTCGTGATCGGTGGCGAGGAACTGCACAACAACCACCACACCTATCCCACCTCGGCAAAGTTCTCGGTCAAGCCCTACGAGTTCGACGTGGGCTGGCTCTACATCAGCCTGATGCGCCGCGTGGGCTGGGCCACCGTCAGGAAGGTGCCGCCCAAGCTGCGCCTGGGCGCCGTCAAGCCGGTGGCCGACGAGAAGACCCTGGAGGCCCTGATCGCCAACCGTTACGAGGTCATGGCCGGCTATGCGCGCGGCGTGCGCCGCGCCTGCCGCCAGGAGATCGCCGCCCTCAAGGCCCGCAAGGCGGACGTGTCCGTACTGCGCGCTGCGCGCCGCTGGCTGCACCGCGATGCCGAAAAGGTGCCCGCACGCGCCCGGGAGCAGCTTGCCCGCGCCCGCCAGGCCCACCCGGTGCTCGACACCATGGTCACCATGCGCGAGGAACTGCGCCAGCTCTGGCTGAACACCTCGCAGTCGCGCGAGCAGCTGACGGCCGACCTGCAGGCGTGGTGCCGCCGCGCCGAGGAGAGCGGCGTCGCCGCGCTGCGCGAATTCTCCCTGAGGCTGCGGGCCGCGCAGGCCTGA
- a CDS encoding ATP-binding protein, translated as MAAAVPEAPAKAAPIPPSPRPPGWRTTAARCLPDTLFGRLALLLFVAVLASHVLALTLMFELRPGPGPGPRHGPPPADGPSGARQGAPGTTVGGQGGVEPPLPHHAPHPPDWWHPGLLLDIGIRLAALMLAAWWGARWLARPLHRLATAARQLGTDIHRPPLPEDGTAECREASRVFNLMQARIRRQLDERDRFVAAVSHDLRTPLTRLRLRAESLEQDAERTAFVRDIAEMDAMIAATLDHLRGVAGAEPLALLDVQALVESLVDDEQACGHEVRCSGIARPLPARAGALRRCLDNLVGNAVRYGGSAEIALEDAADALRIHVRDHGPGLPPDELGKVVQPFYRVETSRNRHSGGAGLGLSIASDIVQRHGGSLLLSNALGGGLRATVVLPRPDDPAAPGRAPA; from the coding sequence ATGGCCGCCGCCGTGCCGGAAGCGCCCGCGAAAGCGGCACCCATTCCGCCGTCCCCGCGGCCCCCCGGCTGGCGCACGACCGCCGCCCGCTGCCTGCCCGACACCCTGTTTGGCCGGCTGGCGCTGTTGCTTTTCGTGGCGGTGCTCGCCAGCCACGTGCTGGCGTTGACGCTGATGTTCGAGTTGCGGCCCGGACCGGGGCCAGGCCCCCGCCACGGGCCGCCTCCAGCCGATGGGCCAAGCGGTGCGCGGCAGGGGGCTCCCGGAACCACGGTCGGCGGGCAGGGCGGCGTGGAGCCACCGCTTCCGCACCATGCCCCGCATCCTCCGGATTGGTGGCATCCGGGCCTGCTGCTGGATATCGGCATCCGCCTGGCGGCACTGATGCTCGCGGCCTGGTGGGGGGCGCGCTGGCTGGCGCGTCCGCTGCACCGGCTCGCCACGGCGGCGCGGCAGCTCGGGACGGATATCCATCGCCCGCCGCTGCCAGAGGATGGCACGGCCGAATGCCGGGAGGCCAGCCGGGTGTTCAACCTGATGCAGGCGCGCATCCGCCGCCAGCTGGATGAGCGCGACCGTTTCGTCGCGGCCGTCTCGCACGACCTGCGCACGCCCCTGACGCGCCTGCGCCTGCGGGCCGAGTCGCTCGAGCAGGACGCCGAGCGCACCGCCTTCGTTCGCGACATCGCCGAGATGGACGCCATGATCGCGGCCACGCTCGACCACCTGCGGGGCGTGGCGGGCGCGGAGCCGCTGGCGCTGCTGGACGTGCAGGCCCTCGTCGAGAGCCTCGTGGACGACGAGCAGGCCTGCGGCCACGAAGTGCGTTGCTCCGGCATCGCCCGCCCGCTGCCCGCGCGCGCCGGCGCGCTCAGGCGTTGCCTGGACAACCTCGTGGGCAACGCGGTGCGTTACGGTGGCAGCGCAGAGATCGCCCTGGAGGACGCGGCCGATGCATTGCGCATCCATGTGCGGGACCATGGACCCGGCCTGCCGCCGGACGAACTGGGCAAGGTGGTCCAGCCCTTCTATCGCGTCGAGACCTCGCGCAACCGCCACTCCGGGGGCGCCGGCCTGGGCCTGTCGATCGCCAGCGACATCGTGCAGCGCCATGGGGGCAGCCTGTTGCTGTCCAATGCCCTTGGCGGAGGACTGCGGGCGACCGTGGTCCTGCCGCGCCCGGACGACCCTGCAGCCCCCGGGCGCGCGCCTGCCTGA
- a CDS encoding DUF1653 domain-containing protein — translation MHSPSHPDGELPPLQPTPPGLYRHYKGMLYEVIGTARHSETLEPMTVYRALYGDRGLWVRPAAMFAETVQIDGQPRPRFERVGNAEALAG, via the coding sequence ATGCACAGTCCCTCCCACCCCGACGGCGAACTGCCTCCGCTGCAGCCCACTCCTCCCGGCCTCTACCGGCATTACAAAGGCATGCTCTACGAAGTGATCGGCACCGCGCGGCACAGCGAAACGCTCGAGCCGATGACCGTGTACCGGGCGCTCTACGGCGACCGGGGGCTGTGGGTACGGCCCGCGGCCATGTTCGCGGAGACGGTGCAGATCGACGGACAGCCTCGCCCCCGGTTCGAGCGCGTCGGGAACGCGGAGGCCCTGGCGGGCTGA
- a CDS encoding acyl-CoA dehydrogenase family protein has translation MDLAFTPEEQAFREEIRAWVREHLPAETAHKVHNALRLTRDDLQGWAKILGKKGWLGFGWPKQFGGPGWTAVQKHLFEEECALAGAPRIVPFGPVMVAPVIMAFGSPEQQQRFLPGIASGEVWWSQGYSEPGSGSDLASLKTRAERRGDKYIVNGQKTWTTLGQYGDWMFNLVRTSTEGKPQTGISFLLLDMKSPGVTVRPIKLLDGECEVNEVFFDNVEVPAENLIGEENKGWTYAKHLLSHERTNIADVNRSKRELERLKRIAKTEGVWDDLRFRDQIALLEVDIVALEMLVLRVLSAEKSGKNSLDIAGLLKIKGSEIQQRYAELMMLAAGPYALPFIEEAMEAGWQGDAAMGALGGFPGGTVANAPLASTYFNLRKTTIYGGSNEVQRNIVAQTVLG, from the coding sequence ATGGACCTTGCTTTCACCCCCGAAGAACAGGCCTTCCGCGAAGAGATTCGCGCGTGGGTCCGCGAGCACCTGCCGGCCGAGACCGCGCACAAGGTGCACAACGCGCTGCGCCTGACGCGCGACGACCTGCAGGGCTGGGCGAAGATCCTCGGCAAGAAGGGCTGGCTGGGTTTCGGCTGGCCGAAGCAGTTCGGCGGCCCCGGCTGGACGGCCGTGCAGAAGCACCTGTTCGAGGAAGAGTGCGCACTGGCCGGTGCACCGCGCATCGTGCCGTTCGGCCCGGTGATGGTGGCGCCGGTCATCATGGCCTTCGGCTCGCCCGAGCAGCAGCAGCGTTTCCTGCCCGGCATCGCGAGCGGCGAGGTGTGGTGGAGCCAGGGCTACAGCGAGCCGGGCTCGGGCTCGGACCTGGCCAGCCTCAAGACGCGCGCCGAGCGCCGCGGCGACAAGTACATCGTCAACGGCCAGAAGACCTGGACCACGCTGGGCCAGTACGGCGACTGGATGTTCAACCTCGTGCGTACCAGCACGGAAGGCAAGCCGCAGACCGGCATCAGCTTCCTGCTGCTGGACATGAAGTCGCCTGGCGTCACGGTGCGGCCGATCAAGCTGCTGGACGGCGAGTGCGAGGTCAACGAGGTGTTCTTCGACAACGTCGAGGTGCCCGCCGAGAACCTGATCGGCGAAGAGAACAAGGGCTGGACCTACGCCAAGCACCTGCTCAGCCACGAACGCACCAACATCGCCGACGTGAACCGCAGCAAGCGCGAGCTGGAACGCCTCAAGCGCATCGCGAAGACCGAGGGCGTGTGGGACGACCTGCGCTTCCGCGACCAGATCGCGCTGCTGGAGGTGGACATCGTGGCGCTGGAGATGCTGGTGCTGCGCGTGCTGTCTGCCGAGAAGTCGGGCAAGAACTCGCTGGACATCGCAGGCCTGCTCAAGATCAAGGGCAGCGAAATCCAGCAGCGCTATGCCGAACTGATGATGCTGGCCGCCGGCCCTTACGCCCTGCCCTTCATCGAAGAGGCCATGGAAGCGGGCTGGCAGGGCGATGCGGCGATGGGCGCGCTGGGGGGCTTCCCGGGCGGCACGGTGGCGAATGCGCCGCTGGCATCGACGTACTTCAACCTGCGCAAGACGACCATCTACGGGGGGAGCAACGAAGTCCAACGCAACATCGTCGCTCAGACGGTGCTGGGCTGA
- a CDS encoding response regulator translates to MQHILVVDDDDDITALLTQYLGRFGYTAHAARDAAAMRACMAAQPMDLVVLDLMLPGTDGMTLARELRARSGVPIIMLTARADAYDRVLGLELGADDYMTKPFEPRELVARIHSVLRRAAPAFRESGSVPPAADVVRFDGWSLHSVERHLVSPAGLTVPLSNAEYRLLCTFLRMPRRVCSRDQLMEHARGRAMESFERSIDLLVSRLRSKLSDDPRAPALIKTVRGSGYLFDIQTVQGLAARA, encoded by the coding sequence ATGCAACACATCCTCGTGGTCGACGACGACGACGACATCACCGCGCTGCTGACCCAGTACCTCGGCCGTTTCGGCTACACGGCCCATGCGGCACGCGATGCCGCGGCCATGCGCGCCTGCATGGCCGCGCAGCCCATGGACCTCGTGGTGCTCGACCTGATGCTGCCCGGAACGGACGGGATGACACTCGCGCGCGAACTGAGAGCACGCTCCGGCGTACCCATCATCATGCTCACGGCCCGCGCCGACGCCTACGACCGCGTTCTGGGGCTGGAGTTGGGTGCGGACGACTACATGACCAAGCCGTTCGAGCCCCGCGAACTCGTGGCGCGCATTCACAGCGTGCTGCGCCGCGCCGCGCCCGCCTTCCGGGAATCCGGGAGCGTGCCGCCGGCGGCCGACGTGGTGCGCTTCGACGGCTGGTCGCTGCACAGCGTGGAGCGGCACCTGGTGTCGCCCGCAGGCCTGACCGTGCCGCTGTCCAATGCCGAGTACCGCCTGCTCTGCACCTTCCTGCGCATGCCGCGGCGCGTATGCAGCCGCGACCAATTGATGGAGCACGCCCGGGGACGTGCCATGGAGTCCTTCGAGCGCAGCATCGACCTGCTCGTCTCCCGGCTGAGGAGCAAGCTGTCCGACGATCCGCGCGCGCCGGCGCTGATCAAGACCGTGCGCGGCTCCGGCTATCTGTTCGACATCCAGACCGTGCAGGGCCTGGCGGCCCGGGCCTGA
- a CDS encoding RsmB/NOP family class I SAM-dependent RNA methyltransferase, translating to MHPKALLDACAELVRLTLQFEHPADAVVSRYFRDHRSLGPRERATLAETAYTVLRKKLLFEQLARSGSGPRERRLAILGFHGPRDFLKSALSDTEKNWLDQCDAVPPSDLLEPHRHNLPDWLVQPLRRQVGEGFWALADSLAQPAPLDLRVNDLNARRADVQKELAKAGIPAVPTPYSPWGLRVDGKPALTKVDAFARGAVEVQDEGSQLLALLLQPRRGEMVVDFCAGAGGKTLAIGAAMRSTGRLYAFDVSAHRLDALKPRLARSGLSNVHPAAIAHERDERIKRLAGKIDRVLVDAPCSGLGTLRRNPDLKWRQSPQAIQELVAKQTAILQSASRLLKPGGRLVYATCSILPEENEGIAEAFSAAHSDFVAEDVGALLEQLKVEGAAGLCSGGASGTGYLRLWPHLHHTDGFFAAVWTRKG from the coding sequence ATGCACCCGAAAGCCCTTCTGGATGCCTGCGCGGAACTCGTCAGGCTCACCCTTCAATTCGAACACCCCGCCGATGCCGTCGTGTCCCGCTATTTCCGGGACCACCGCTCCCTCGGTCCGCGCGAACGCGCCACCCTCGCCGAAACCGCCTACACCGTCCTGCGCAAGAAGCTGCTGTTCGAGCAGCTGGCGCGCTCCGGCTCGGGCCCGCGCGAGCGGCGCCTCGCCATCCTGGGCTTCCACGGCCCGCGCGACTTCCTCAAGAGCGCGCTCTCCGACACCGAGAAGAACTGGCTCGACCAGTGCGACGCCGTGCCGCCGTCCGACCTGCTGGAGCCGCACCGCCACAACCTGCCCGACTGGCTCGTGCAGCCGCTCCGGCGCCAGGTGGGCGAAGGCTTCTGGGCCCTGGCGGACAGCCTCGCCCAGCCGGCGCCGCTCGACCTGCGCGTCAACGACCTGAACGCCAGGCGCGCCGACGTGCAGAAGGAACTGGCCAAGGCCGGCATTCCTGCAGTGCCCACGCCGTACTCCCCCTGGGGCCTGCGCGTGGACGGCAAGCCGGCGCTCACCAAGGTCGATGCGTTCGCGCGCGGCGCAGTCGAGGTGCAGGACGAAGGCTCGCAGCTCCTCGCCCTGCTGCTGCAGCCCCGCCGCGGCGAAATGGTGGTGGACTTCTGCGCCGGCGCCGGCGGCAAGACGCTCGCCATCGGTGCGGCCATGCGCAGCACCGGGCGGCTCTACGCCTTCGACGTCTCCGCCCACCGGCTCGACGCGCTCAAGCCGCGGCTGGCCCGCAGCGGCCTCTCCAACGTGCATCCTGCCGCCATCGCGCACGAGCGCGACGAGCGCATCAAGCGCCTGGCCGGCAAGATCGACCGCGTGCTGGTGGACGCACCGTGCTCCGGCCTGGGCACCCTGCGCCGCAACCCGGACCTGAAATGGCGGCAGTCCCCCCAGGCCATCCAGGAGCTGGTGGCCAAGCAGACCGCCATCCTGCAGAGCGCCTCGCGCCTGCTCAAGCCGGGCGGACGCCTGGTGTACGCCACCTGCAGCATCCTCCCGGAGGAAAACGAGGGTATCGCGGAAGCCTTCAGTGCGGCACATTCCGACTTCGTGGCGGAAGACGTGGGCGCGCTGCTCGAGCAGCTCAAGGTCGAGGGCGCGGCCGGACTGTGCAGCGGGGGCGCCAGCGGCACTGGCTATTTGCGCCTGTGGCCCCATCTGCACCACACCGACGGCTTCTTCGCCGCGGTATGGACCCGGAAAGGCTGA
- a CDS encoding polysaccharide lyase family 1 protein has translation MRRLRATPLLPTRRALRLAAAATAAAALVCACGGESVAAQAAAAPAGSIDSLGATGWASHGTPTTGGQGAAAERTYTVRNRNELVQALYGNTAVIAPDGSVQGTPDKAPKVIRIQGTIDLNVDGQLRPYTPDRYVAGSCASSVHGYASQASLWSDYLAAYRPGVWGNARTVSGKPEDARACAAELQRRVVTIGVPDNTSLLGIGTDARILHGNLLLGMPDAPVANIVIRNIAFEDAFDDFPQWDPTDSSDGRWNSEYDLISVAHASHVWIDHNTFSDGDRHDHAFPSVWHETVHGTDYSGSDFKVQHHDGLVDVTRHGNYVTLSNNHFHDHDKAFLIGGTDVPGADSGNPRMLKVTFHGNYFQNLRQRQARVRYGMVHLYNNYYESTRDTSADYPWLAGITLGQSGKVHAENNVVALASPDRPARHADVANARISAARMQDCAALFSASECASTFYDSGTVLNGQPVDLTATVRWSSALVTAPAWKPSDFYGYVLEDTAGLAARVIARAGAGQLESSAARR, from the coding sequence ATGCGACGACTGCGCGCGACCCCGCTGCTTCCGACACGCCGGGCGCTGCGCCTGGCAGCCGCCGCCACGGCGGCCGCAGCGCTGGTGTGCGCCTGCGGCGGTGAGAGTGTGGCCGCGCAGGCTGCGGCGGCGCCCGCAGGCAGCATCGACTCTCTGGGCGCGACGGGCTGGGCCTCCCATGGCACGCCGACCACCGGGGGACAGGGCGCCGCGGCAGAAAGGACCTACACGGTGAGGAACCGCAACGAACTCGTCCAGGCGCTCTACGGCAACACCGCCGTGATCGCACCGGACGGTTCGGTGCAGGGGACGCCGGACAAGGCGCCCAAGGTCATCCGCATCCAGGGCACCATCGACCTGAACGTGGACGGCCAGCTGCGCCCTTACACGCCGGACCGCTACGTGGCGGGCTCCTGTGCATCGTCGGTGCACGGCTATGCATCCCAGGCCAGCCTCTGGTCGGACTACCTCGCGGCCTACCGCCCGGGCGTCTGGGGCAATGCGCGAACGGTGAGCGGCAAGCCGGAAGACGCGCGGGCCTGCGCGGCGGAACTGCAAAGGCGCGTCGTGACGATCGGCGTGCCGGACAACACGTCCCTGCTGGGCATCGGCACGGACGCGAGGATCCTGCACGGCAACCTCCTGCTGGGCATGCCGGATGCGCCGGTCGCCAACATCGTGATCCGCAACATCGCTTTCGAAGACGCATTCGACGACTTCCCCCAATGGGACCCGACGGACTCCTCCGACGGCCGATGGAACTCGGAGTACGACCTCATTTCCGTCGCCCATGCCAGCCACGTGTGGATCGACCACAACACCTTCAGCGACGGCGACCGCCACGACCATGCCTTCCCTTCCGTGTGGCACGAGACGGTGCACGGCACGGACTACAGCGGCAGCGATTTCAAGGTGCAGCACCATGACGGCCTCGTGGACGTCACCCGGCACGGCAACTACGTCACCCTGTCGAACAACCATTTCCATGACCACGACAAGGCATTCCTGATCGGCGGCACCGATGTGCCCGGCGCGGACAGCGGCAATCCGCGCATGCTGAAGGTGACGTTCCACGGCAACTATTTCCAGAACCTGCGGCAGCGCCAGGCCCGGGTCCGCTACGGGATGGTGCACCTCTACAACAACTACTACGAGAGCACGCGGGACACCTCGGCCGACTATCCCTGGCTCGCCGGCATCACGCTGGGCCAGAGCGGCAAGGTGCATGCGGAGAACAACGTGGTGGCGCTCGCCAGCCCGGACCGGCCCGCGCGGCATGCCGACGTGGCAAACGCCCGGATCTCGGCGGCACGGATGCAGGATTGCGCGGCGCTGTTTTCCGCCAGCGAGTGCGCCTCCACGTTCTACGACAGCGGCACGGTGCTCAACGGGCAGCCTGTGGACCTCACGGCCACCGTGCGCTGGTCATCGGCCCTGGTGACTGCTCCCGCATGGAAGCCGTCGGACTTCTACGGCTACGTGCTGGAAGATACCGCGGGACTGGCGGCGCGCGTCATCGCCCGTGCGGGAGCGGGCCAGCTCGAAAGCTCCGCAGCGCGACGCTGA
- a CDS encoding YceH family protein: protein MPFDPRLQPLTAAEARVLGTLMEKARTVPDSYPLTLNAVVTGCNQKSSRDPVTTLSDAEVQEALDSLRRRAMVVEIGGQRTTRWEHNFTRAAGVPDQSAALLGLLMLRGPQTAGELRINAERWHRFADISSVEAFLDELQSRSEEKGGPLVALLPRAPGARESRWTHLLCGPLSAADMAAQAAQAAAPASSARTADPALAERVAALEAEVAALRGSLTALCEQLGVSLPGQP from the coding sequence ATGCCCTTCGATCCCCGCCTCCAGCCCCTGACCGCCGCCGAAGCCCGCGTGCTCGGCACCCTGATGGAAAAGGCCCGCACGGTGCCCGACAGCTATCCGCTCACCCTGAACGCCGTGGTGACCGGCTGCAACCAGAAATCGAGCCGCGACCCGGTGACCACGCTGTCCGACGCCGAAGTGCAGGAAGCGCTGGACAGCCTGCGCCGCCGCGCGATGGTGGTGGAGATCGGCGGCCAGCGCACCACCCGCTGGGAACACAACTTCACGCGCGCAGCGGGCGTTCCCGACCAGTCCGCGGCCCTGCTCGGCCTGCTGATGCTGCGGGGCCCGCAGACGGCGGGCGAATTGCGCATCAACGCCGAGCGCTGGCACCGCTTCGCGGACATCTCATCGGTCGAGGCGTTCCTGGACGAGCTGCAGTCGCGCAGCGAGGAAAAAGGCGGTCCGCTGGTGGCACTGCTGCCGCGCGCACCGGGCGCCCGCGAGTCGCGCTGGACGCACCTGCTCTGCGGCCCTTTGAGCGCCGCCGACATGGCCGCGCAGGCGGCCCAGGCTGCAGCCCCTGCATCTTCCGCCCGGACGGCCGATCCGGCGCTGGCCGAGCGTGTCGCGGCCCTGGAGGCCGAGGTGGCGGCGCTGCGCGGATCGCTCACGGCCCTGTGCGAACAGCTCGGGGTGTCGCTCCCCGGACAGCCATAA
- the xopAW gene encoding XopAW family type III secretion system calcium-binding effector → MTTISSVGGSAWSSAAAMQRTQQRRGPSPEDILSKLDSDGNGSVSGTELQGLLDKVAKKGGADGTAADASDLVSRYDSDGDGNLNAQELGKTLESLMPQRSTMDFAQARGAGAGQAGDDLFGKVDADGDGSVSQAELQSLVAKMSGASDGSTSATDAESTELFKKLDSDGDGQLSEAEFDAGRPSDQGGPRVAGGMPPPPGGAGGPGGPGGPAGAGSTSATSDSTTYDPLDTNEDGTVSAAERAAGAASGKDAVTALFNAIDTDGDKTLSSSEAQSFITQLASQYAAASSPANTSGSSGTASDAATGDGRRLDLARLADMARQRYEAAAAGWAGSGRSSAVNATA, encoded by the coding sequence ATGACGACCATCAGCAGTGTCGGCGGCAGCGCGTGGTCCTCCGCGGCAGCCATGCAGCGGACCCAGCAGCGCAGGGGACCGTCGCCCGAGGATATCCTGTCGAAGCTCGACAGCGACGGCAACGGCAGCGTGAGCGGCACGGAATTGCAGGGATTGCTCGACAAGGTGGCGAAGAAAGGCGGGGCCGACGGGACGGCGGCGGACGCCAGCGACCTCGTGTCACGCTATGACAGCGATGGCGATGGCAATCTGAATGCACAGGAACTGGGAAAGACCCTGGAGAGCCTGATGCCGCAGCGCTCCACCATGGACTTCGCGCAGGCGCGCGGCGCGGGTGCGGGCCAGGCGGGCGACGACCTGTTCGGCAAGGTGGATGCGGACGGCGACGGCAGCGTCAGCCAGGCCGAACTGCAGTCGCTGGTGGCGAAAATGTCCGGTGCGTCGGACGGCAGCACTTCCGCCACGGACGCGGAAAGCACCGAGCTGTTCAAGAAGCTCGATAGCGACGGCGATGGCCAGCTGTCCGAGGCGGAATTCGATGCCGGCCGGCCGTCGGACCAGGGTGGTCCGCGGGTTGCGGGCGGCATGCCGCCACCGCCCGGGGGCGCCGGCGGGCCGGGCGGGCCTGGTGGCCCGGCAGGTGCGGGGTCCACCTCGGCCACTTCGGACAGCACCACCTACGACCCGCTGGACACCAACGAGGACGGCACGGTCTCCGCGGCAGAACGCGCAGCAGGCGCGGCCAGCGGCAAGGATGCGGTCACTGCGCTGTTCAATGCCATCGATACCGATGGCGACAAGACGCTGAGCAGCAGCGAGGCGCAGAGCTTCATCACGCAACTTGCCAGCCAATATGCCGCAGCGTCCTCCCCCGCGAACACCAGCGGCAGTTCCGGCACGGCATCGGATGCAGCGACCGGAGACGGCCGGCGGCTGGACCTCGCGCGGCTGGCGGACATGGCACGGCAGCGGTACGAGGCCGCCGCAGCGGGCTGGGCTGGCAGCGGCCGATCCAGCGCCGTGAACGCCACCGCCTGA